In Hypanus sabinus isolate sHypSab1 chromosome X2 unlocalized genomic scaffold, sHypSab1.hap1 SUPER_X2_unloc_23, whole genome shotgun sequence, the DNA window ggggcgggggcaaacacacacaaatgggaCAGGCTCAAGAAGACATCTTAGTCTTGCAGATTGATGAAGTGGGCTGTGAGTTCAacatccatcaaaccctcccagatcatcctcctgaggaatctcaccccggagtctgtctgtgaagtgttgatgtgacgtcacgtcagatggcagctcagtgccacagaacagacagactgggtaaggacggcAGATTTCAATCCTAAATGGGAATTCATGCCTATTTCTGTGGCTGTGTGTCACACTCTGATAGTATatcgcgcgcgcgcgcgtgtgtgtgtgtgtgtgtgtgtgtgtgttgattatgGTAAATATCCGTGTGGAGTGTATACACATTGAAGGAGAGTATGCACATTGAAGAAGTTTTTATGTTACAGTGTGTCATCACAagtctggtgtgtgttgacaatgtgtcacacgtgattgagttgtttaaatcaataaatgactgtctctgaagagtctggtttccaggttactgagggaaataacaacgtacattgctgaggctccgactacaatctgccagtccttcctgtgtatgtgtgtgagggagctttgccaggccggttatgctgtgtgtgcttctcccgagatgaaatcttgacccatgtcaatgcttgttggtgtgtccgagctcattctcacaatgcttcaatgtagtggtctgatcaccatgagacataggagcagaattaggccattttcctatcgagtctgctccgccattcaataattgCTGAtcattttttccctcctcagccacactacctggtcttctccccgtaacctttgatgctgtgtccaatctagaacctatcaagctctgccttaaatacacccaacaggttccacaaattcaacagctgctggcacaaatttctccacatgttttaaatagattccccctctgtcttgaggctgtgccctcttgtcctaaactccaccaccatgggaaacatcctttccacatctactctgtctaggactttcaacattcgaaaggtttctaggactttcaacatttgaaaggttccaatgagattccccctcatctttctaaattccagcgagtacagacacagagctatcaaactttcctcgtatgataaccctttcattcctggaatcatccttatgaaatgaaccttctgcaatgccagcacatcttttcttagacgaggagcccaaaattgttcacaatactcaaggtgagtcttcaccagtgccttataaatcctcagcatcacatccctgctcttgaactgaatgctatTTGAACCGATTGAAttcaatgctaacattggatttgccttcctcaccagtgactctaccttcaagttaacctttagagagttCTGCAGAATGACTGCTAAGTCCAATTTCGtctcagattttttgattttttccccatttgaaaaaaaaatctgcacattatttctacgaccaaagtgcaggaccatgtattttccaacattgtatataatttgccaatttctttcccattctcctcatccatgtccttgtccagcctaactgtttcctcaacactaccggcccctccgccaatcttcgtatcatctgcaaaacctggaaacaaagccatctactctaggacaagagggtgtgacttcatgattgaaggacgtccttttagaactgagatgtggagaaattactttagtcagtgtgtgtggagaatctgtggaatttgttgcgacatgtggctgtggaggccaaggcatatttaaggcagagatgtaccggttctcatttagccagggcatcaaatggtatggggtgaaagcaggggagtggggatgtctggaagaattgggtcttcccatgactgaatattggagcaaactcaatgggccgaatggcctatttctgctcctacatcttattgtctattccatcagctaaatcttgatatacagcataaaatgaaggtgtcctaacactgacccctgtggaacacgactcactggcagccaaccagaaaaggatccctttacttTCATtcactgcttcctaccaatcagccaatgttccaaccatgcctgtaacttttctgtaataccatggcctgcctcttaacctggttaccaccttcatgcgtggcactttgtcaaaggccttccgagattccaaatatacaacatccactgcttcccctttatcgatcctgcttgtaatctcctcaaagaatcccaacaggtttgtcaggcaggatattccctaacgaagccatgctgacttgtcctatcttgtccagggtcaccaagtattccatagcctcagacttaacaactgactccaatttcttcccaaccacagaggtgaggcaaactggtcaataatttcctttctgctgccttcctccttacttaaagagtcaagtgacatttgccattttccagtcctctggcaccatgccagggtccaatgattttgaaagatcatttggaatgcctccataatttctactgcaacctctttcagaacactggggtgcagttcatctggtctgggtgacttatgtacctttagggctttcagctttttgagcagcttctcccttgtaacagtaactgcactcacttctcttccctcgcactcttcaacaccgggcacagtgctggtgtcttccacggtgaatactggtgcaaaatatttggcttatctgccatctctttatcctctgttattatgcatccagcctcattttctagctgtcctatatccactctcatctctgttttatttttttacaatacttgaaaaataatttgatattgtttgctatcttgttttccaaagataggtgtgtaaaaagggcctgaaggatcattggataccagagtcactccaaccacaacctgtaccagttgctaccatccgggatacggtaccgcagcataaaagccgggagcaacaggctccgggacagcttcttcaaccaggccagttcaattcaaatcaatttcttgtttattttttcccacccaatcatccttttagttcccctctgtagatatttaaaagcttcccaatcctctcccttccgaataatttttgtttagttgtatgccctctcctttgcctttacattaacttttcttcccttgtcagccatggttgtactatttcaccatttgagtatttatttatttttggagtacatctatcctcattttcccagaaactgacaccatttctgctctgctctcatccctggcagcatctccttccaatttgctttggccaactcctctctcagaccactgtaatttcttttactcctctGAAATACTACATTGTCAGGCTTTACTGtctccttatcagatttcaagttgaactcggtcatgttgtgagctctgcctcctaaggtttcttttcactactcacctctggttcgatacataacacccaatccagtagagctgttccccgagtaggctcaacgacaaactgctctagaaagccatcacattgcattcaacaaactcactctcttgagatcctttaccaacctgattttcccaattgcccTGCATGTTTAAAtttcccatgattatcataacaatgtccttttcatcagccttttctatttccagttgtaatctgtgggtgccaacccactgactgttgggaggcctgtatatgactggtgtcagtgtcatttttacttttgcagttccttacctcaacccacaagattcaacatcttccaatcctatttcACATCTTGCTactgatttaccagcagagccacaccaccccctcacccGACCTTCCTATACCACCAATacattgtgtaaccttggacattcagatcccaactacaaccatgatTCCGTGATGGTCACAACAACATCACAACACCAGTTCCTCTGGTTGGATCCAAACTTATGCACTGGTGTGTTAGTGCATTCGCCTGGGATTGGAACACAGTGGTTCATCCGCCAGTCCCGTGTATTGATTGTATTGTGACCCTGTGCTGGTGTGTCCAGGGGTCggacatctccagctgaccatgtgacagtgatgcctcccagtcagtggggttgatgtggaataaacttcagttccccttcagcccagtattacagacaatctttgcctcaaattggaactaaattgatcttcataaacaaggagaaatgaatctttgtaagttttacctcgattaatagcatcaagcgtttctctcagcactgtgttcaacaaatagaggtgatcgaatttttcaaccggtagggtctcatctgtcactgacaattcctggacatcgtcattaatcctgtaaatattaaactgctggttataaattgctattctgaactattttcaaatccattcagtgtttcagtaaagagcctgtcctaccttctgttccgacgaacttcctcctgaaataaataaaacacaaatctgattagacttggacttactgtccacatcctgaatttcatccaaatcattacaaaGTGTTGAAAATTCCCACTCCCACAATCACTCAGACACACGGACAATACAGAACCATGGGGTAAATGACAGGGAAAGTTTCTGAATGTCAGACCATTACTGAGAGGAAGAAACTTACAGGGaagacaggacaggctgtgcattATCATCTGGATATGACGTCAGTGTGATAGGATGGAGGATTTTAAGATCAGTGATGTATCTGATTGTGTGCAGGTGGAGGAAGTTCCTCTATTTATGGGGAGACTCGTGGGGAGATGTaattccagatggattttaacaaattCCAAAAGAAATTTAGAGAGGAGGATGTGAAACTTGCTGCCACAGGAGTGGatgaaatggaacagcagagtGACTGTAATGGGGAGGCTGGATAAACACGTGAGGGACCAGGGAGTTCGGGGCACTGTTGCTGGGTGTGGTGAGTAGGTGGCAGGGGGCTTGTGAAGCAGGGAAACTGATAGAAGATGGACCTAATGGCCTGTTTATGATAGAGAATGGGATATAATCCCATGCGAAATAtatccaaaaaataaagagacaGTGAAAGTTTCCATAATCTGATGGAAACCGGATATGGAGGATAAGTCTAACGTGTGGGTCAAATTCTTTGTTCTCAgtgattgacagagagaccctcacaccctccgcaccagacacactcacagcctgtgactggaaccgggtgttaatgggagtttcagaggatatttaatgcggtaattaaggaaacagtcagcagctctgtgttatgaccggagtaaataatttcagagagtttgcattctgtcctgggatgtacagaagttgtggaagCTGAGTTTTGGGACAATAGACaattggtgcaggagtaggcccttcggcccttctagccagcacagccattcactgtgatcatggctgatcatacacaatcagtaccctgttcctgccctctccccaaatcccttgaccccacgatctatatgagctctatctaactctcccttgaatgcatccagagacttagcctccactgccttctggggcagagcattccacatatccagcactctctgggtgaaaaagttttctgcatctctgttctaaatggcctaccccttattcttaaactgtggcctctagttctggactcacccatcagcgggaacatgcttcctgccttcagcgtgtccaaacccttaataatcttattattATAAGACAATAACAACCCTGAATAGATGCATCAATGgtctggtgagaaacagtttgctgccatttgtaaatgttgtgtgtaggagcaacacgtctgttttctgtctgcattgtattctgtgttacgtgtttattatggtaactcgtCACGTGAGTGGGGACGTGGTAAAACTGAAGGGAAAAGGTTACGTATCTGTACTTTGTTCTGGGCAGTTTTGAGCTGGGGACGTGCGGATGTCATTCTGTACTTGACCGCTGTGTTGCAGCTTACTTTACAATGAATTACCCTGaagtttcatcgcttcaagattgtattttgctaatgaaggactgaaagcgtaccttggacattttgaaatgtcattattgGAGTGATTGGAGGGCACATCATGCAGGTATAACAACTTGTGTAAGGTCGCCAGCAGCGGCAATTGATTTGTTAGAATTGGCCGCTGcgctgtgtttatttcaaatataccactgttcatttagtgccttttgacagaaacaaattgaaatataatccctcaccttgagaaacatcacactgtcgttctgatccatctgttcctttaacttAGTGACTTCCTCATGAATAATCCTTATATTCTCTTGAAGAGCcagaagatttttctccattgcgttgagaatcctcttctcctcttccctgagatccctgagtaagctctgctctttctcagtgataatctggcgcagttcagcaaactgggatgagatttgggactgaaggctgtgtgactgttcctgtcgaatgaaaggtgaagaataatatactgcattgctgtgctctgtttccTTTTGTCGTTCAGTTCGGTCTATTGGAGTCCATGCTACTTCTGAGTGCATTCCCGTCAACACCATTCCCTCACGTTTTCCTGAAACCTATTCTCACTTATTGACCCATAAACTCCCATCTGattcacacacaccctccccaccttcacaGGGTTAACGGTAATTAGCCATTCATCCGGCATGTCCTTGGGATGTGTCGGAATCTCTCGTGGTCACAgggggagcatgcaaactccacacagacagcaccagaggtcaggatcgaacccaggtcactggagctgcgatactcggctgttctgcattaaatggagcaaaactcgacagtaatatcagaaattccgctcaggaagcctcacctgaactccggaaatcttctctttctgttgctgctccttttcctggaagtctgattccttttttgtgagagagtctaaggaagattttagctgatcctggaagtcagagagtgaaggaaattGAGACAAAGATGCTtcaaaagaaacaggtgatcaaacccgattatcacacaaaatgccggaggaactcagtgagtcaggcagcatctattcaggggaaataaacagcCGGTGTTTCGGGATGAGACCGTTCATTAGCACTGGGAAGGaatggacagaagccagaataaaaaggttggggacaagaaccagctgacaggtgacgggtgagacaacgtgagggggaacgtgggggaggctgatgaagtgagaagctgagaggggacaggtggaagaggtaaagagctggagaagaaggaatctaatacgagaagacaatcgaccatggaagaaacgggaggaactgagctgtttgcggccctcaatggtgacgagggaggaggttaggagtcaggtgtagcacttgtcccgctTGCAGGTGTCGGTGAAAGTTGCAAAGATTGATGTGTTGGTTATGGAGTCTCGTGTGATGCTATGTAGGACAAAGGAAATGTGTGAAGTATTGAACTAACGTTAGTTTTTACCATGTATtttttaacagcttctttaatcggcCGGAAGCGGTGCACTCGGTGTTCCTCCGCCACTGCACAGATCAtacagatcagtgtcttgtctgtttcacaaaacagcttcagttcttcctcatgttcctcgcagtgacgtttactttccttccctttcagATTCAGGCTTAGATTCCGAACTTTCTGTgtcagatttgctaaggcccgattcaccctgagggtgcggtcagcaaactcctctctacattccgggcaggagtttctctcctccctttcccaatactgtgtgatacaagagcgacagaagttgtgtccacactccagtataatcggatcggtgaagaaatccaggcagacgGGACAAATTACCTCCTCGCTCAAACTCTCGGTCtctcctttcgaagccatgttaactccagcacttcctgattcagaatgctttcactttcggggagttgctgatcccctgcagtaccgcgattgtccactacgcgcgctgcagactcggggaatcacacaacacacacacaatgctggtggaacacagcaggccaggcagcatctgtagggagaagcactgtcgacgtttcgggccgagacccttcgtcaggacagctggtgtggtatactgtgtccggtcttcccggtgtggccttttatatattgctgagacccgacgcagactgggagaccgtttcgctgaacacctacgctctgcccaccagagaaagcagatctcccagtggccacacattttaattccacgtcccattcccattctgatatgtctatccatggactcctctactgtcaagatgaagccgcattcaggttggaggaacaacacatgggtagcctccaacctgatggcatgaacattgacttctctcatttctgttaatgccccttctccccttcttaccccatccctgacatatttagttgttcgtctttttttttctctctccctctccccatcactgcctgttctccatctctttccggtgctcccttcccctttcgtTCTGCcgaagcctcccgtcccatgatcctttcccttccccagctctgtatccctgtggccaatcacctttccagctcttagcttcatcccaccccctccggtcttctcctatcatttcgcatttccgcctccccctcctactttcaaatctcttaatatctttcctttcggttagtcttgacgaaatgtctcggcccgaaacgtcgacagttcttcttcctatagatgctgcctggcctgctgtgttccaccaggattttgtgtgtgttgcttgaatttcagcatctgcagatttcctcgtgtttgctcagggAATCAAAGTGGTTTTGCTGGATGTGTTCAGTGGAAATTCTGGCCTTTTCTATGTTGAGTGTGGGATCAAACACACATTAAAGAGACAACAGATACGAAAACGCATCCATGGACTGTCTAAGCCCGGCTACGAGCGGAGGACGGTTGGCCGTATGGCTGGCAACCCCATCTTGTAAAATTCCAGTGCGACAAAAACGTCAGCTGAATCTCCAAAGGCCTCATCCATGCGGTCGGAAGGACATTCCCCTGGAAGACGATTGAAGTCCTGAGATGAAAGGAGAAGCCATGTGCCCCCTGGGGTGGTTCACTACTACCATAACTGTGAGGCTTCCTCAGCCAACCCGGCCTCTCCCTGTCCAGTGTAGAGGACCCCTGTAGTTCCAATGGTGTCCCTGTCGTCTGGAATGTGTCAGTAGGCAGCATTCCTGTACGACTGGGCTTCGCAAACTTTTTTTAATGCCAAGGACCAATACCAGTAACCGTggatctcaggttgggaaccgctgCTCTCCAGACATCTCGATGTGATGGCAGGCCAACAAGTTTCGGGCGTCTTTCcccgagttgatgatcttccagcagcaatCGCTGTCTATTTCCAGAGCATCCTGGGAACAGCCCGAGGATCAGTGAGCCTtctgtcacacacaaacacacacagctgggctcagacatacatCACTCtcacattcctccctttgtgacaccctACTTGCTCCGTagcccccggtatgaagctcaaactgttgcaaacctgccctttaaattcatggctgaggctgtgttgtgtctgttcactgtttgagtttgatattaaatgaagagcattgaatgggaaggaaggtttgaatagaagaataaagatctcctctgaaggtatatggggtcctggtgagagcgtacatggaacactgtgcacaggtctggtctccctcctGGAGTCAGCCTGTGGGATGAAGAGAAGATTTCAGAGATTGATTTGGGGGGTGCGGTAGTGTCCTCAGAGAGATTACATTGACTGGGCCTGTCTCAAAATTGGAGAAATAAGAGGTGgtctgactgagacagacacagtctcacagggtaTTGACAGGGTGGGGCAGGAATGGCGTTTTTCTTCACTGGGTGTTGAATAAGGTCACAGACTCAGAATCCGATGTCGTCTGACAGGTCGCAGATGAGGAGTGCAGCGAATCTTTGGATTTTTTTCcccacaaggtttctaaattcACAAGGAATATTGAAGGGCGGAGCGAAGATGGGAACATTGCAAGAAAGTGTCCCTGAGGTCAAAGATCAGCCATTATCGGAGTGAAAGGCCGAACTGGCGCAACGGGCCGAAAGGCAacccctgctcctgtttcttatttcctaaatcacgagtttacctttgcgccttgttctcccttggccttcagcctgtcggattgcacaggggagcggtgagagctccggagatccaccaacagccgctgcggttatttcatgctgttgttattttatcggtgtttctctgtttttgcacagtttgttaccttcagcactctggctgatctttcactgcctgcttctgttatggttactattctatacttTTTCTAAGTATGTCCGCAGGAAAATGCTTCTCCGGGTGGAACGTAGTGATTTATCtggactctgataataaaaattactttgaaatttgagtttcggggattttcctttaattctgTGAACAAACTGTGACTACATCTCCAGCTCCCATCAGCAACccgtcctctcacacacacagccaatcagcgatcTCCGCTGGGAGAGGGATGCTCTCATTGGCTGAGGGGTGGCAGTGGGCGGGACGCTGTTTGGGTCCGGGACCGAGTGGGCCGGAGACCGGGAGCTGCGCCTCGGGTTTCGGCTGCACCACCAGCGGGTCGTGAATCCTttcgaaggcagagctgaagcgaccggcggagattccgtgagatgtttcagctgcACGGAGGGCGCCCGGCCTTTCCCCGTCGAGGATCGGGGCACGTTGTCTGGAGTTGTCTCCCAGCCCCGTCCCTTCCTGCTGGGAGACGGGAGCtgccccgcagcggctgccggtggatctccggagctctcaccgctcccctgtgcaatccgaacggctgaaaaccaagggagaacaaggcgcaaaggtaaacacGTGCTTTAGAAAATTACGAACAGGAGCATgtctggccattcggcccgttgcgcctattccaccctttcctcagagtagtcctttttaaatctttttattgagtttaaacaaacataaatgaaacacgaatacaaagagcttgagagtacataattaataggttaaggtataaatacaaatagatgataataacctcccaaactcataggtgttacaaaaaatggagaaaataaatgaaacaaatcctaaccgacatgggccattgcattatatcaattatacacagtaacgtcaataactccgcacctccaaccaaataattaaggatattaAAAGTAAAGTTTTGGAAAAGTaaatttagctcatatgaaaatgttgaataaatggtctccaaatttcttgaaaattaactgaagggtcaaagacaacacttcgaatttttttctaaactcaaacaagaaatagtttgagaaaaccactgaaatatagttggaggattaatttctttccagttaaaTAGGATAGAtcatctagccattaatgtaacaaatgcaatcatccgccgggctgaggggggaataaatgactattatccaccattggtaaactgaaagttgcagaaataggatgcggttgcaatttgatattcagaactgttgaaataataccaaaaacatctttccaataattttccaaacGGGCAAGACtagaacatgtgggtcaatgaagcaacttcagaatgacatctgtcactggttggattaacataagaataaaatcaagcgagtttatccttggacatgtgagccctatgaacatCCTTAAATGGTAtcaggcatgtttagcacaaatagaagaaaaattgattaattgtaaaatgttctcccactgccctgtgggtataagaaaatgaagttctttttcccattccttcttaattttttctcatagtcctggctgtattttcatgatcgtattataaatgatggctactaaacccttctggcaaggattcagagccagatttttttctgtaatgtccattggacataatttcagaaaagactaacattcaagaaatttctaacttgcaagtatctaaaaaaaaagagttttaggctggatagctgttcaaaggacataaaactgttatccaaaaatagatcacgaaaacatgttataccttttgttttccataacacaaaggctgg includes these proteins:
- the LOC132385810 gene encoding E3 ubiquitin-protein ligase TRIM39-like translates to MASKGETESLSEEVICPVCLDFFTDPIILECGHNFCRSCITQYWEREERNSCPECREEFADRTLRVNRALANLTQKVRNLSLNLKGKESKRHCEEHEEELKLFCETDKTLICMICAVAEEHRVHRFRPIKEAVKKYMDQLKSSLDSLTKKESDFQEKEQQQKEKISGVQEQSHSLQSQISSQFAELRQIITEKEQSLLRDLREEEKRILNAMEKNLLALQENIRIIHEEVTKLKEQMDQNDSVMFLKEEVRRNRRINDDVQELSVTDETLPVEKFDHLYLLNTVLRETLDAINRVSENERRSHGNTKFFQGSTGRSERGCFPCSAENPCGDICFCRIKVSVTLDVETASPCLEVSEDRKSVRRTRTRRNLPDTGKRFTHRACVLGSEGFTSGRHYWEVEVTGIRFWCLGVAAESVERKRPVSLSPETGFWFIGRFGDVLHRDCDVSGLPSSESRLAADPIPGRVGVYLSYESGTVSFYNAETKSHLHTFTGNKFTGKLYPLFRTGDVNQWLRICSGSAPGL